The Epilithonimonas zeae genome contains a region encoding:
- a CDS encoding efflux RND transporter permease subunit, with the protein MFKKFIRRPVLSIVISLIIVFMGVLSLVKLPITQFPSISPPKVNITAEYPGANNELLIKSVVIPLERGLNGVPGMKYMTSDAGNDGECSIQIVFDLGTDPNVAAVNVQNRVSSVVNKLPPLVVREGVKITREEPNMLMYINLYSDDPKADQKFLFNYADINVMSELRRVSGVGFADILGTREYAMRIWLKPDRMTAYGISADEVMESLNAQSLEASPGKTGESSGKRSQSFEYILKYPGRFNNEKDYGNIILKAKTDGEFVRLKDVADIEFGSSMYDIYSTLNGKPSAAITLKQSYGSNASDVIKNVKILMSDLQKTFPKGMHYEISYDVSRFLDASIEKVVHTLFEAFILVAIVVFLFLGDWRSTLIPTIAVPVSLIGTFAIMSAFGITLNLISLFALVMAIGIVVDDAIVVIEAVHAKMEEKHLSPLKATEEAMHEISGAIIAITLVMASVFIPVAFMSGPVGVFYRQFSITMVSSIILSGVVALTLTPALCAIILKNNHGKEKKKTPITRFLDGFNNLFTIGAGKYHNLLTKVVTRKMVTLPLLVLFCIGTFFLSNKLPSGFIPSEDQGMIYAIIQTPPGSTLERTNQIALQLQKASEDIDGVSSVSSLAGYEILTEGTGSNSGTCLINLKNWDERKESATEIIEQLEQKAKEIPGANIEFFQPPSIPGYGAAGGFELRLLDKAGSGDYHKMEQVSNDFVKELKKRPELGSAFTFYSASFPQYMLKVDNDLAEQKGVTIEKAMDNLSTLIGSNYETSFIRFDRPYKVIVQAGPQYRALPSDLLKLYVKNDKDQMVPYSDFMHLEKVYGLSEITRHNMYNSSEVSGTPAPGYSSGDAIKAIQEVADKTLPRGFGIDWAGISKDEVSRGNEAIYIFLVCLGFVYLILSAQYESFILPLPIILSLPTGIFGAFLCLTLFGLENNIYAQVAMVMLIGLLGKNAVLIVEFAVQKKAEEGLSTKEAALQGASLRFRPILMTSFAFIAGLIPLALATGPGAVGNRTIGTAAAGGMLIGTIFGLMIIPGLYYIFANIAAKSKLTYYEEENPLTENTEPYQHDGKFEDK; encoded by the coding sequence ATGTTTAAGAAATTCATTCGCAGACCAGTTCTGTCTATCGTAATCTCTTTGATTATCGTATTTATGGGAGTCTTGTCTTTGGTAAAACTTCCTATAACGCAATTCCCTTCTATTTCTCCGCCAAAAGTAAATATCACGGCGGAATATCCTGGAGCTAATAACGAATTGCTGATTAAATCTGTTGTAATTCCTTTGGAACGTGGACTAAACGGTGTTCCAGGAATGAAATATATGACTTCCGACGCCGGAAACGATGGAGAATGTTCCATCCAAATCGTTTTTGATTTGGGAACTGACCCAAATGTTGCAGCTGTGAACGTTCAAAACCGTGTATCATCTGTTGTTAACAAGCTTCCGCCATTGGTAGTTCGTGAAGGTGTTAAAATTACTCGTGAAGAGCCAAATATGCTAATGTATATCAACCTTTACAGTGATGACCCGAAAGCAGATCAAAAATTCCTTTTCAATTATGCTGATATTAATGTAATGTCAGAATTACGAAGAGTTAGCGGAGTTGGTTTTGCTGACATCTTGGGAACTCGTGAATATGCAATGCGTATTTGGCTGAAACCTGATAGAATGACAGCTTACGGTATTTCTGCAGACGAAGTAATGGAATCTTTGAATGCCCAAAGTTTGGAAGCTTCACCAGGAAAAACAGGTGAAAGTTCTGGTAAACGTTCTCAGTCATTTGAATATATTCTGAAATATCCAGGTCGTTTCAATAATGAAAAAGATTATGGAAATATCATTCTGAAAGCTAAAACTGACGGAGAGTTTGTAAGACTGAAAGATGTTGCGGATATAGAATTTGGTTCCTCAATGTATGACATCTACTCTACTTTGAACGGAAAACCATCAGCCGCAATTACCTTGAAACAATCTTATGGTTCTAACGCAAGTGATGTTATCAAGAATGTAAAAATATTAATGTCTGATTTGCAGAAAACCTTCCCAAAAGGAATGCATTACGAAATCAGTTATGACGTTTCAAGATTCCTGGATGCATCTATTGAAAAAGTTGTTCATACTTTATTCGAAGCATTCATATTAGTAGCAATTGTAGTTTTCCTATTCTTAGGAGACTGGCGTTCTACATTGATTCCGACAATTGCCGTTCCGGTTTCATTAATAGGAACATTTGCGATAATGTCCGCTTTTGGAATTACATTAAACTTGATTTCACTCTTTGCTTTGGTGATGGCCATCGGAATTGTCGTCGATGATGCGATTGTTGTGATAGAAGCCGTCCACGCCAAGATGGAAGAGAAGCATCTGTCGCCACTCAAGGCAACGGAAGAGGCGATGCACGAAATCAGCGGTGCGATTATCGCAATCACTTTGGTAATGGCTTCGGTTTTCATTCCGGTTGCGTTTATGTCTGGTCCGGTTGGGGTTTTCTATCGTCAGTTTTCAATTACGATGGTTTCATCCATCATTTTATCTGGAGTTGTGGCTTTGACATTGACACCGGCTTTATGTGCAATTATTCTAAAAAACAATCACGGAAAAGAGAAAAAGAAAACACCAATCACAAGATTTTTGGATGGTTTCAATAACTTGTTTACAATTGGAGCCGGGAAATACCACAACTTATTAACTAAAGTTGTTACAAGAAAAATGGTAACACTTCCGTTATTGGTTCTTTTCTGTATCGGAACTTTTTTCTTGAGTAACAAACTACCTTCGGGATTCATTCCAAGTGAAGACCAGGGGATGATTTATGCAATTATTCAAACGCCGCCAGGTTCAACTTTGGAAAGAACGAATCAGATTGCTTTGCAACTTCAAAAAGCATCTGAAGATATCGATGGCGTTTCATCTGTTTCATCTTTAGCAGGTTATGAGATTTTGACCGAAGGAACAGGTTCTAACTCAGGAACTTGTTTGATTAACCTTAAAAATTGGGACGAAAGAAAAGAATCTGCAACAGAAATCATTGAGCAACTGGAACAAAAAGCGAAAGAAATTCCAGGAGCGAATATAGAATTCTTCCAACCGCCATCAATTCCCGGTTATGGAGCTGCAGGAGGTTTTGAATTAAGACTTTTGGATAAAGCAGGAAGCGGTGATTATCACAAAATGGAACAGGTCAGCAATGACTTTGTAAAAGAATTAAAAAAACGTCCGGAACTGGGTTCTGCATTTACATTCTATTCTGCGAGTTTTCCTCAATATATGTTGAAAGTCGATAATGATTTGGCGGAACAAAAAGGCGTAACGATAGAAAAAGCGATGGATAATCTTTCAACATTGATTGGTTCCAATTACGAAACGAGTTTCATCAGATTCGACAGACCCTATAAAGTAATTGTTCAGGCCGGTCCACAGTATCGAGCTTTGCCAAGTGATTTATTGAAATTATATGTCAAAAATGATAAAGACCAAATGGTTCCTTATTCAGATTTTATGCATCTTGAAAAAGTTTATGGATTGTCGGAAATCACAAGACATAATATGTACAACTCTTCCGAAGTGAGTGGAACGCCGGCTCCTGGATATAGTTCCGGAGATGCAATCAAAGCGATTCAGGAAGTTGCAGATAAAACGTTGCCAAGAGGTTTCGGAATCGATTGGGCAGGGATTTCTAAAGACGAAGTTTCCAGAGGTAATGAAGCGATTTACATTTTCTTGGTTTGTCTTGGATTCGTGTATCTGATTCTTTCTGCTCAATACGAAAGTTTCATTTTACCGTTGCCAATTATTTTGTCATTACCAACGGGGATTTTCGGAGCGTTTTTATGTTTGACACTTTTCGGATTAGAGAATAACATTTATGCACAAGTTGCAATGGTAATGCTCATCGGATTACTCGGAAAGAACGCCGTATTAATTGTTGAATTTGCTGTTCAGAAAAAAGCAGAGGAAGGACTTTCTACAAAAGAAGCTGCGCTACAAGGAGCATCTTTGAGATTCCGTCCGATTTTAATGACATCATTCGCATTTATCGCGGGATTGATTCCATTAGCATTAGCAACAGGACCTGGAGCTGTAGGTAACAGAACCATTGGAACTGCAGCTGCGGGAGGAATGCTTATCGGAACTATTTTCGGATTGATGATAATTCCTGGATTGTATTACATTTTCGCCAACATCGCAGCTAAGTCAAAACTGACTTACTATGAAGAAGAAAATCCTTTAACAGAAAACACTGAACCTTACCAACACGATGGAAAATTTGAAGATAAATAA
- a CDS encoding efflux RND transporter periplasmic adaptor subunit codes for MKRVTLTLIFSTLLMILSCNDKKEEKEESVVYPTTSPLKMDTVINKEFVSQIRSERNIEIRAQEKGFLEKIYVDEGQHVQAGQVLFRIMPQLYQADVLKAKAEVAQAEIELQNSSTLANNNVVSINEKRMAKAKLDAAKAELNLAQTHLSFTTIKAPFSGIIDRLPLKLGSLVDEGDLLTSLSDNGGIFAYFNVSEPEYLNYQTHSAERGNNQVSLIMANGETFPNKGIIQTIEGEFDNETGNIAFRAKFPNSNQLLRNGETGKIQMTLPLKNALIIPQKATYEIQDQKYVFVIGKDGVAKSKNIKIAYELPDIYVVSEGLDVGDKILLEGVQKVKDDQKVETKFQDPKKVLSSLKLQAN; via the coding sequence ATGAAGAGAGTCACACTTACTCTTATTTTCAGCACATTATTGATGATTTTAAGCTGCAACGACAAGAAAGAAGAAAAAGAAGAATCTGTCGTTTACCCAACAACGTCTCCTTTAAAAATGGACACCGTGATTAACAAAGAATTTGTTTCCCAGATCAGATCCGAGAGAAATATCGAGATCAGAGCACAGGAAAAAGGATTCTTAGAAAAAATATATGTTGATGAAGGTCAACACGTACAAGCAGGACAGGTTTTGTTCAGAATTATGCCTCAACTTTATCAGGCCGATGTTTTGAAGGCTAAAGCAGAAGTTGCACAGGCTGAAATTGAATTACAAAACTCTAGCACATTAGCTAATAACAATGTGGTTTCCATTAATGAAAAAAGAATGGCTAAAGCTAAATTAGATGCTGCAAAAGCTGAATTGAACTTAGCTCAAACCCATTTATCTTTCACTACTATCAAAGCCCCATTTTCGGGAATTATCGATCGTCTTCCTCTTAAATTAGGAAGCTTAGTAGATGAAGGCGACCTATTGACAAGCCTTTCCGACAATGGTGGAATCTTCGCCTACTTCAATGTTTCCGAACCAGAATATCTTAACTATCAGACGCATTCTGCAGAACGGGGAAACAATCAGGTTTCTTTGATTATGGCAAATGGAGAAACTTTCCCAAATAAAGGAATTATCCAAACCATTGAAGGTGAGTTCGATAATGAAACTGGAAATATCGCTTTCCGAGCCAAGTTCCCAAATTCAAATCAATTACTAAGAAACGGAGAAACAGGCAAAATCCAAATGACGCTTCCTCTTAAAAATGCTTTGATTATTCCTCAAAAAGCGACTTACGAAATCCAAGATCAGAAATATGTTTTCGTAATTGGAAAAGATGGCGTTGCAAAATCAAAAAACATCAAAATCGCTTATGAATTACCTGATATCTATGTAGTTTCCGAAGGTCTTGATGTTGGAGACAAAATATTGCTAGAAGGTGTTCAAAAGGTGAAAGACGACCAGAAAGTGGAAACCAAATTCCAGGATCCGAAAAAAGTCTTGAGCTCATTAAAATTACAAGCCAACTAA
- a CDS encoding 4'-phosphopantetheinyl transferase family protein, whose product MPLYKDLSDDIAQILIWEFDENEELDSDLLLEPENQDKILGYHPNKISEFLMVRKMLKVLLPNHKILYRENGEPYLFPQDFHISISHSYPLAALAISKKKLGIDLEKRKEKIKNIRHKFILHEEVYIDNSEEVDFLTAIWCVKEALYKIHHSKHWSLKKHYDVLSFELQEEFTVKSRVYDLENEDFYKAKISFFDNYCFAVVD is encoded by the coding sequence ATGCCGCTTTACAAAGATCTCTCCGATGATATTGCTCAAATTCTGATTTGGGAATTTGATGAAAATGAAGAATTGGATTCTGATCTTTTGCTGGAGCCAGAAAATCAGGATAAAATTCTAGGCTATCATCCGAACAAAATCTCGGAGTTTTTGATGGTAAGGAAAATGCTGAAAGTATTGCTTCCCAATCACAAAATTCTTTACAGAGAAAATGGCGAACCTTATTTGTTTCCGCAGGATTTCCATATTTCAATCAGTCATTCTTATCCGTTGGCGGCTTTGGCCATTTCTAAAAAGAAATTGGGAATAGATCTTGAAAAACGTAAAGAAAAAATCAAGAACATTCGACACAAATTTATTCTTCACGAAGAGGTTTATATTGATAATTCTGAGGAAGTTGATTTTTTAACGGCAATCTGGTGTGTGAAAGAAGCGCTTTACAAAATTCATCATAGTAAACATTGGTCATTGAAAAAGCATTACGATGTTTTATCTTTTGAATTGCAGGAAGAATTCACTGTGAAAAGTAGAGTTTATGATTTGGAGAATGAAGATTTTTACAAAGCCAAAATTTCTTTCTTCGATAACTATTGTTTTGCCGTTGTAGATTGA